From a region of the Vagococcus coleopterorum genome:
- a CDS encoding PTS ascorbate transporter subunit IIC, with protein sequence MEKILDVLFTIWSYFADNILTQPAFLIGFIVLIGYILLKRPWYDCLAGFLKATVGYLILAVGSGGLVNNFRPILTGLKDRFNLDAMVIDPYFGQNAVDNGLMETFGRTFGDVMLLLLIAFVMNILLVRFQKYTKLRAVFTTGNVQIQQAATAFWILLFCFPDLGRIPVLLIMGLILGLYWAVGSNLTVNMTQDLTEGAGFAIAHQQMFGVYLAGRIAENMRKRELKKGKVTESKKIEDIKLPGFLSIFNENMVATSILMLLFFGIILVVLGQDYLVAGEFMKPDQSFFFYILTTALNFAVYLAILQLGVRTFVSELTESFQGISNTILPGAVPGIDVAATFGFGSPNAVTLGFLFGSLGQFLTIGLLILFNSPTVVIAGFIPLFFDNAVIAVYANNRGGLKAACILPFLSGIIQVLGSAIFATWIGLSPFGGYLGMFDWATVWPAFTVIMKVLGYAGIVVVVLLLVIIPQLQYKRDPENYFLIVNDYDKYSENKENN encoded by the coding sequence ATGGAGAAGATTTTAGATGTATTATTTACGATTTGGTCATATTTTGCAGATAATATTTTGACGCAGCCAGCTTTTCTAATTGGGTTTATTGTTTTAATCGGCTACATCTTATTAAAACGCCCTTGGTATGACTGTTTAGCTGGGTTCCTAAAAGCAACAGTCGGTTACTTAATTTTAGCTGTGGGTTCTGGCGGTTTAGTCAATAACTTCCGTCCGATTTTGACAGGATTAAAAGATCGTTTTAATTTAGATGCCATGGTTATTGACCCATATTTTGGACAAAACGCGGTTGATAACGGTTTGATGGAAACCTTTGGTCGGACCTTCGGGGATGTTATGTTACTTCTTTTAATTGCCTTTGTTATGAATATTTTATTAGTTAGATTCCAAAAATATACGAAACTACGGGCGGTATTTACAACTGGTAATGTTCAAATTCAACAAGCTGCGACAGCCTTTTGGATTTTACTATTTTGTTTCCCTGACTTAGGAAGAATCCCAGTACTACTAATTATGGGACTTATCTTAGGTTTATATTGGGCAGTTGGTTCAAACTTAACAGTAAATATGACACAAGATTTAACAGAAGGGGCAGGGTTTGCAATTGCCCATCAACAAATGTTTGGTGTTTATTTAGCCGGACGTATTGCTGAAAACATGCGTAAACGTGAGCTTAAAAAAGGTAAAGTGACAGAAAGTAAAAAAATTGAAGATATTAAACTGCCAGGTTTCTTATCAATCTTTAACGAGAACATGGTCGCAACATCTATCTTGATGTTATTATTCTTCGGCATTATTTTAGTTGTATTAGGACAAGATTATTTAGTTGCTGGTGAATTTATGAAACCAGACCAAAGCTTCTTCTTCTATATTTTAACAACTGCATTAAACTTTGCGGTTTACCTAGCTATTTTACAATTAGGTGTTAGAACATTCGTATCTGAATTAACAGAAAGTTTCCAAGGGATTTCAAACACAATCTTACCTGGTGCGGTTCCTGGTATCGATGTAGCAGCAACATTCGGTTTTGGATCACCTAATGCTGTCACGCTTGGTTTCTTATTTGGCTCGCTAGGTCAATTCCTAACAATCGGTTTATTAATTTTATTCAATTCACCAACAGTTGTTATTGCCGGATTTATTCCACTGTTCTTTGACAATGCTGTTATTGCGGTTTATGCAAATAATCGTGGCGGTTTAAAAGCGGCCTGTATTTTACCTTTCTTATCAGGGATTATTCAAGTGCTTGGGTCTGCAATATTTGCAACATGGATTGGTTTATCACCATTTGGCGGTTACCTAGGAATGTTTGACTGGGCAACAGTTTGGCCAGCCTTCACTGTGATTATGAAAGTATTAGGCTATGCCGGTATTGTAGTGGTCGTTCTACTATTAGTTATTATCCCTCAATTACAATACAAACGTGATCCAGAAAATTACTTCTTAATTGTTAATGATTACGACAAATACAGTGAAAATAAAGAAAATAACTAA
- a CDS encoding 3-keto-L-gulonate-6-phosphate decarboxylase UlaD, which yields MAVPNLQIALDHNTLEDAISDIFKVGEIVDIVEVGTILCLQEGQKAIKAIRAMFPSKIIIADTKCADAGTTVAKNVVECGADWMTVICSATLPTMEAARKEVKELQVELYGDWTMEQAKSWKEIGINQVIYHQSRDALLSGGSWGEKDLKMVQQLIDLGFQVSVTGGLSVETLSLFKGMDVHTFITGRGITAAEDPVKAATEFKETIRAIWG from the coding sequence ATGGCAGTTCCTAATTTACAAATTGCATTAGACCATAATACTCTTGAAGATGCGATTAGCGATATTTTTAAAGTAGGAGAAATAGTCGATATCGTTGAGGTTGGTACAATCTTATGTCTTCAAGAAGGACAAAAAGCAATTAAAGCAATCAGAGCAATGTTTCCATCAAAGATTATTATTGCCGATACTAAATGTGCCGATGCCGGAACAACAGTTGCTAAAAATGTTGTTGAATGTGGAGCGGACTGGATGACAGTGATTTGTAGCGCGACGCTACCGACGATGGAAGCAGCACGTAAAGAAGTAAAAGAGTTACAAGTAGAGTTATATGGTGATTGGACAATGGAGCAAGCGAAGTCTTGGAAAGAAATAGGGATTAACCAAGTCATCTACCACCAAAGTCGAGATGCCTTACTTTCTGGTGGCTCATGGGGTGAAAAAGATTTGAAGATGGTTCAGCAGTTAATTGATTTAGGATTCCAAGTATCCGTAACGGGAGGTCTATCTGTAGAAACGCTGTCCTTATTTAAAGGTATGGATGTCCACACCTTTATTACAGGACGTGGTATCACAGCAGCCGAAGATCCAGTTAAGGCGGCAACTGAATTTAAAGAAACTATTCGAGCTATTTGGGGGTAA
- a CDS encoding PTS sugar transporter subunit IIB, with translation MRVLVSCANGSGTSLMMKKTVEKALVKMGFNITQIHHCPISEGKSTAASYDVVFTPLNFVEMFKNAEKKGIAILGVKNVLSEKEIIELVENSNLKEKFLK, from the coding sequence ATGAGAGTATTAGTATCGTGTGCGAATGGTTCAGGAACAAGTTTAATGATGAAAAAAACAGTTGAAAAAGCGTTGGTAAAAATGGGCTTTAACATTACACAAATTCATCACTGTCCAATTTCAGAAGGGAAAAGTACCGCAGCATCTTATGACGTGGTATTCACACCATTGAACTTTGTTGAGATGTTTAAAAATGCTGAGAAAAAAGGCATTGCAATTTTAGGTGTTAAGAATGTTTTATCAGAAAAAGAGATTATTGAATTAGTAGAAAATTCCAACTTGAAAGAAAAATTCTTAAAATAG
- a CDS encoding L-ribulose-5-phosphate 3-epimerase, with the protein MTQIGIYEKALPKDISWDERLALVSELGFNFIEMSVDETDERLSRLNWSQSECCELVGLMQKHQVKIHSICFSGQRRFPMGSHVKDVEIKSMELMWQAIDLASDLGIRVIQLAGYDVYYEDKDIFTRNQFIKNLEKSVAYAAEKGITLAIEIMDDPFINSITKFLKIKEQIPSPFLQVYPDLGNLSAWSENDIAYELEQGTNSIVAIHLKDTYAVTGECQGQFRDVVFGEGCVDFKGCLETLHRLNYPGPFLIEMWSENSDDFRSEINKAKEYLYPILREAGYDV; encoded by the coding sequence ATGACTCAAATTGGTATTTATGAAAAGGCTCTTCCCAAGGATATTTCTTGGGATGAGCGATTAGCTTTAGTATCAGAACTAGGTTTTAATTTTATTGAAATGTCGGTAGATGAGACAGATGAAAGGTTATCACGTCTAAACTGGTCACAATCAGAATGTTGTGAATTAGTGGGATTGATGCAAAAACATCAGGTCAAAATTCACTCAATTTGCTTTAGTGGACAACGACGATTTCCAATGGGGAGTCATGTCAAAGACGTTGAAATAAAATCAATGGAATTAATGTGGCAAGCAATTGATTTGGCATCAGATTTAGGTATTCGAGTGATTCAATTAGCTGGTTACGATGTTTATTATGAAGATAAAGATATTTTTACACGAAATCAATTTATCAAAAATCTTGAAAAATCTGTAGCGTATGCTGCAGAAAAAGGGATTACTTTAGCGATTGAAATTATGGATGATCCTTTTATTAATTCAATTACTAAGTTTTTGAAAATTAAGGAACAGATTCCCTCACCATTTTTACAAGTCTATCCAGATTTGGGTAACTTATCTGCTTGGTCAGAAAATGATATCGCCTATGAATTAGAACAAGGAACAAACAGCATTGTTGCGATTCATTTGAAAGATACTTATGCAGTGACAGGTGAATGTCAAGGTCAATTTAGAGATGTGGTATTTGGAGAAGGCTGTGTAGACTTCAAAGGTTGTTTAGAAACATTGCACCGACTTAATTATCCTGGACCGTTTCTAATTGAAATGTGGAGTGAGAATTCTGATGATTTTAGGTCTGAAATTAATAAGGCTAAAGAGTACCTCTATCCTATTTTAAGAGAGGCGGGATATGATGTCTGA
- the araD gene encoding L-ribulose-5-phosphate 4-epimerase AraD: protein MMSEEIIKEMKERVYRANLRLSEEKLIKLTWGNVSEINRELCIIVIKPSGVSYEEMSADKMVVTDLRGQPIGDQMKPSSDMMTHAHLYESFPKIGSIVHTHSEHAVMWAQAGKDIPAYGTTHADHFFGDVPCARELTTEEISGEYERNTGHVIVECILERGIDYEAVPAILVKSHGPFTWGSTTEKAVDNAVVLDVVAKMAMGTEYISKSSLTKKIPQYLLDKHYLRKHGKNAYYGQ from the coding sequence ATGATGTCTGAAGAGATTATTAAAGAGATGAAAGAACGTGTTTATCGCGCTAACCTTCGTTTATCTGAAGAAAAATTAATCAAACTAACCTGGGGAAATGTTAGTGAGATTAACAGAGAACTATGTATCATTGTAATCAAACCAAGTGGTGTTAGTTATGAAGAGATGTCTGCTGACAAGATGGTTGTCACTGATTTACGAGGACAGCCAATTGGGGATCAAATGAAACCATCGTCTGATATGATGACTCATGCTCATTTATATGAGAGCTTCCCGAAAATAGGCAGCATTGTTCACACTCACTCAGAACATGCAGTGATGTGGGCGCAAGCGGGAAAAGATATTCCCGCATATGGCACCACACATGCGGATCATTTCTTTGGGGATGTACCATGTGCACGAGAATTAACAACAGAAGAAATTAGTGGTGAGTATGAAAGAAATACCGGACATGTGATCGTGGAGTGTATTTTAGAACGAGGAATTGACTACGAGGCAGTGCCAGCAATTCTAGTGAAAAGTCATGGCCCGTTCACATGGGGAAGTACGACAGAAAAAGCAGTTGATAATGCAGTTGTTTTAGATGTCGTTGCTAAAATGGCTATGGGGACAGAGTATATATCGAAAAGTAGTTTAACTAAGAAAATACCTCAATATTTATTAGATAAACATTATTTAAGAAAACATGGTAAGAATGCTTATTATGGACAATAA
- a CDS encoding nucleoside hydrolase, translated as MVRKIILDCDPGHDDAIAMILAHGNPGIEVLAVTTVVGNQTLEKVTHNACAVREMIHMNDTPIAAGCIRPLVKEIEVAEDIHGDSGLDGPELPVPTKGILEEHAVDVIINTIMSEPTGTVTLCPTGGLTNIAMAIRKEPQIVERVQEVVLMGGGYHTGNWSAVAEFNIIIDPEAAHIVFNAPWKVTMIGLDLTHQALATPEVRKEIKEIGTKPAVFVDELLDFFSKMYKKSQGFDFPPVHDPCTIAYLIDPTVMTVKQVPVDIELNGKLTQGMTVTDFRYPIPENCHTQVAMELDHAKFWGMIYDALRNIG; from the coding sequence GTGGTAAGAAAAATTATTTTAGATTGTGATCCAGGGCATGATGATGCGATAGCGATGATACTGGCGCATGGTAATCCAGGCATTGAAGTACTTGCAGTGACTACGGTTGTTGGGAACCAAACACTAGAAAAAGTGACTCACAATGCTTGTGCGGTTAGAGAAATGATCCATATGAATGATACACCAATTGCAGCGGGATGCATTAGACCACTTGTAAAGGAAATTGAAGTGGCCGAAGATATTCATGGTGACTCTGGTTTAGATGGTCCAGAACTACCTGTTCCAACAAAAGGTATTTTAGAAGAGCATGCCGTTGATGTGATTATTAATACAATTATGAGTGAGCCAACAGGAACGGTGACATTATGTCCAACCGGTGGTTTAACTAATATTGCAATGGCAATTAGAAAAGAACCCCAAATTGTCGAACGTGTTCAAGAGGTAGTTTTAATGGGTGGGGGTTATCATACAGGAAACTGGAGCGCAGTAGCGGAATTTAATATTATTATCGATCCAGAAGCGGCGCATATCGTTTTCAATGCACCATGGAAGGTTACGATGATTGGGTTAGACCTGACTCATCAAGCCTTAGCGACACCAGAAGTAAGAAAAGAAATTAAAGAGATAGGGACAAAACCAGCTGTTTTTGTTGATGAACTACTTGACTTCTTTTCTAAAATGTACAAAAAAAGTCAAGGATTTGATTTCCCCCCAGTTCATGATCCGTGTACAATTGCTTATTTAATTGATCCAACTGTCATGACAGTCAAACAAGTTCCGGTAGATATTGAATTAAATGGTAAGTTAACGCAGGGAATGACAGTGACTGACTTTAGATATCCAATTCCAGAGAACTGTCACACTCAAGTTGCAATGGAATTAGATCATGCTAAATTTTGGGGCATGATTTATGATGCATTAAGAAATATTGGCTAA
- a CDS encoding DeoR/GlpR family DNA-binding transcription regulator, with translation MKNSKKIIFDRHEKIINLLKQSESALVTDIARLMDCSINTIRRDLNFLEEQDKIIKKHGYVLLNPEYSPNVDQFGPRKIKEAIAKQTSSLIKKFDTIFINSSTTALQTLNFINYQNNTIITNNLNISTLTLPSTCHVVLTGGELRNTKRALTGIDALSLLRDKYADICVMGCYGISLETGHVFSSSTNESQINQMMVKHTRGVKVLLADYRKFNKESEEHFANISNFDYIITDSFLPNIYIQQIEKCGVQLIQVRL, from the coding sequence ATGAAAAATTCAAAAAAAATTATCTTTGATCGACACGAAAAAATAATTAATTTATTAAAGCAAAGTGAATCAGCCCTCGTCACCGATATAGCACGATTGATGGACTGCTCTATTAACACAATTAGACGGGACTTAAACTTTCTAGAAGAACAAGATAAAATTATTAAAAAGCATGGTTATGTGTTGTTAAATCCTGAATATTCACCTAATGTTGATCAATTCGGTCCACGTAAAATAAAAGAAGCGATAGCTAAACAAACCTCTTCACTGATTAAAAAATTCGATACTATTTTTATTAATAGTAGTACGACTGCGCTGCAAACGCTAAACTTCATCAATTATCAAAATAATACAATTATCACGAATAACTTAAATATATCAACACTCACTCTCCCCAGCACTTGCCACGTAGTCCTAACTGGGGGCGAACTAAGAAACACAAAAAGAGCCCTAACAGGGATAGATGCACTTAGTCTTCTGAGAGACAAGTATGCAGATATCTGTGTTATGGGCTGCTATGGTATATCTTTAGAAACGGGACATGTCTTTTCATCTTCAACTAATGAAAGTCAAATTAATCAAATGATGGTCAAACACACGCGTGGTGTAAAAGTCTTACTTGCTGATTACCGGAAGTTTAATAAAGAATCAGAAGAACACTTTGCTAACATCTCTAACTTTGACTACATCATTACCGATTCTTTCCTACCTAATATTTACATCCAACAAATTGAAAAATGTGGGGTTCAGTTGATACAGGTTAGATTGTAA
- a CDS encoding 6-phospho-beta-glucosidase translates to MTDKKGIKIATIGGGSSYTPELMEGFIKRYDELPIREIWLVDIKAGKEKLEIVGAMAKRMWDASPYDVEVHLTLDREEALKDADFVTTQFRVGLLDARVKDERIPAYYGMVGQETNGAGGMFKAFRTIPVILEIVEDMKRLCPDAWLINFTNPAGMVTEAIVRHGKWDKVIGLCNVPVGAMMMEPKMLDKTIDDLVYKFAGLNHFHWHRVSDNTGKDVTMDIIDKMYSEDSGIPANIFAMAFFREQLDAMRMIPCGYHRYYYREEEMLEHALEEYKTIGTRAQQVKQTEAELFELYKDPELDHKPEQLSKRGGAHYSDAACETIASIYANKGTHIVVSTKNNGAVPDLEPDCVVEVSAFVGAAGALPIAFGTLPPAEKGWLQVMKNMELVTIEAAITGDYGLALQAFTINPLVRSGETAKRILDELLIAHKEFLPNFSEAIAKVEAAGIEVQDEVVKEMLSK, encoded by the coding sequence ATGACTGATAAAAAAGGAATTAAGATTGCCACAATTGGTGGGGGATCAAGTTATACGCCAGAATTAATGGAAGGTTTTATTAAACGTTACGATGAACTACCAATTCGTGAGATTTGGTTAGTAGATATCAAAGCTGGGAAAGAAAAATTAGAAATCGTTGGTGCTATGGCTAAACGGATGTGGGATGCTTCACCATACGATGTTGAAGTTCACTTAACATTAGACCGTGAAGAAGCATTAAAAGATGCTGATTTCGTGACAACACAATTCCGTGTTGGTTTATTAGATGCACGGGTGAAAGACGAACGGATTCCTGCTTACTATGGCATGGTTGGACAAGAAACTAATGGTGCAGGTGGAATGTTTAAAGCATTTAGAACGATTCCAGTTATCTTAGAGATCGTAGAAGATATGAAACGTTTGTGTCCAGATGCTTGGTTGATTAACTTTACGAATCCGGCAGGTATGGTGACAGAAGCGATCGTACGTCATGGTAAATGGGATAAAGTTATCGGATTATGTAACGTTCCTGTAGGCGCTATGATGATGGAACCAAAAATGTTAGATAAAACAATCGATGATTTAGTTTATAAATTTGCAGGTTTGAACCATTTCCATTGGCACCGGGTTTCTGATAACACAGGTAAAGATGTGACGATGGATATCATTGATAAAATGTATAGTGAGGATTCAGGTATTCCGGCTAATATTTTTGCAATGGCTTTTTTCAGAGAACAGCTTGATGCAATGAGGATGATTCCATGTGGCTATCACCGTTATTATTACCGTGAAGAAGAGATGCTTGAACATGCTTTAGAAGAGTACAAGACAATTGGAACGCGTGCGCAACAAGTCAAACAAACAGAAGCAGAGTTATTCGAGTTATACAAAGATCCAGAGTTAGACCACAAACCAGAACAACTATCTAAACGTGGGGGAGCACATTATTCAGATGCAGCCTGCGAAACAATTGCTTCAATCTATGCTAATAAAGGGACACACATTGTGGTATCAACTAAAAATAATGGGGCTGTACCAGATTTAGAACCTGATTGTGTTGTCGAAGTTTCAGCGTTCGTCGGTGCTGCTGGAGCGTTACCGATTGCTTTTGGAACATTACCACCAGCAGAAAAAGGTTGGTTGCAAGTTATGAAGAACATGGAACTTGTGACGATTGAAGCAGCCATCACAGGTGACTATGGTTTAGCTTTACAAGCCTTCACAATTAATCCGTTAGTCCGTTCAGGAGAAACAGCTAAACGTATCTTAGATGAACTATTAATCGCCCACAAAGAATTCCTACCAAACTTCTCAGAAGCTATTGCTAAAGTCGAAGCAGCCGGAATCGAAGTGCAAGACGAAGTCGTTAAAGAGATGTTGAGCAAGTAA
- the ulaG gene encoding L-ascorbate 6-phosphate lactonase: MNSVFPEWGTWLNEEISEAVVPEGNVRMWWLGCTGIWIKSEASTNILCDLWTGTGKRSHGAGKMKKGHQMMRMSGVEELQPNLRVQPFVIDPFEIKDVDALVVTHIHSDHLDVNTAACVHNNCPEAKFIGPQQVVDTWIEWGIPAEKTIVVHPEDEVAVKDITIKALEAFDRTCLVTCPDPEVVLKGKVPMDMDEMAVNYLFQTTGGNIYHAGDSHYSNRFAKHGNEYDIDVALGAFGENPRGITDKLTSVDILRMAESLNTKVVIPVHHDIWANFMADPNEIVILWEFKKARLNYQFNPFIWQVGGSFTYPQDKGVIHYHHYRGFRDAFSVDNDTPFPSFL, encoded by the coding sequence ATGAATTCAGTTTTTCCAGAATGGGGTACATGGTTAAATGAAGAAATTTCAGAAGCAGTTGTTCCAGAGGGGAACGTTAGAATGTGGTGGTTAGGCTGTACGGGTATTTGGATTAAGAGTGAAGCTAGTACGAATATTTTATGTGATCTGTGGACAGGGACAGGTAAACGGTCACATGGTGCAGGAAAAATGAAAAAAGGGCATCAAATGATGCGGATGAGTGGTGTTGAAGAATTACAACCTAACTTACGTGTCCAACCATTTGTGATTGATCCGTTTGAAATTAAAGATGTAGATGCTTTAGTTGTGACACATATTCACTCAGATCATTTAGATGTGAATACGGCTGCTTGTGTTCATAATAATTGTCCAGAGGCTAAATTCATTGGACCGCAACAAGTTGTTGATACTTGGATTGAATGGGGAATTCCTGCGGAGAAAACAATTGTTGTTCATCCAGAAGATGAGGTAGCGGTAAAAGACATTACGATTAAAGCCTTGGAAGCATTTGATAGAACATGTCTAGTGACCTGTCCCGATCCGGAAGTTGTGTTAAAAGGGAAAGTTCCAATGGACATGGATGAAATGGCAGTGAACTATTTATTCCAAACAACTGGTGGGAATATTTATCATGCTGGTGATTCTCATTATTCTAATCGCTTTGCTAAACATGGTAATGAATATGACATCGATGTTGCGTTAGGAGCATTTGGGGAAAATCCTCGAGGCATTACGGATAAATTAACATCGGTTGATATTTTAAGAATGGCAGAGTCGTTAAATACAAAAGTTGTCATCCCAGTTCATCATGATATTTGGGCTAATTTTATGGCTGACCCAAATGAAATTGTTATATTGTGGGAGTTTAAAAAAGCTCGCTTGAACTACCAATTTAATCCGTTTATTTGGCAAGTAGGAGGATCATTTACTTACCCACAAGATAAAGGTGTGATTCATTATCACCATTACCGTGGTTTTAGAGATGCTTTTAGTGTTGATAACGATACACCGTTCCCATCATTCTTATAA
- a CDS encoding thiol-activated cytolysin family protein → MKTNLMKITTGVVLGFSSLGFNASLGVEASEQGKQSADDYISSLDYDNREILAHNGELVENVLPTSSYRKNGSFIVLQREKKQLSNGSADISVINSTSNKVFPGALLKADSGLLENKPTIISGKRAPLTLSVDLPGMKDGDNQIKVENPKESTVQSSVNNLLSTWNEKYAGDYPNVAARIEYSDSMAYSMEQLKAKFGLSFEKLKVPLNLDFSTVTSGEKQVQIVNFKQIYYTVNMDTPENPGDVFDSSITTDYLVKKGVNSQTPPVYVSNVAYGRSMYVKLETSSKSNEVQNAFAAAIKGVDISQNTEYQSILNNSSFTAVILGGDAGQASKVVSGKIEDLKEIIQEGSRYGKLNPSVPISYTTSFLKDNSAATISNQTEYVETKINEYKDGAVTLDHSGAYVIKYHLYWDELSYDEEGNEVLTPRSWERNDDNLTAHFATTIQLKGNVRNLRIKAEECTGLAWEWWRTIYDKSDIPLVKHRIISNWGTTLSPKVSDEVTD, encoded by the coding sequence ATGAAAACAAATTTAATGAAAATAACTACTGGTGTTGTATTAGGATTTAGTTCTTTAGGATTTAATGCTAGCTTAGGGGTTGAAGCAAGCGAACAAGGCAAGCAGTCAGCCGATGATTATATTTCGAGTTTAGATTATGATAACCGAGAAATATTAGCGCATAACGGAGAGTTGGTTGAAAATGTTTTGCCAACATCAAGCTATCGTAAAAATGGTTCGTTCATTGTTTTACAACGTGAAAAAAAACAATTATCGAATGGTTCAGCCGATATTTCAGTAATTAATTCTACAAGTAATAAGGTATTCCCAGGAGCATTGTTGAAGGCTGATTCTGGACTTCTTGAAAATAAACCAACAATTATTTCGGGTAAAAGAGCCCCATTGACACTGAGCGTTGATTTACCAGGAATGAAAGATGGTGATAATCAAATTAAAGTTGAGAATCCAAAAGAAAGTACGGTTCAAAGCTCAGTTAATAATTTATTAAGTACGTGGAATGAAAAGTATGCAGGAGATTATCCAAACGTTGCGGCACGTATTGAATACAGCGACAGTATGGCTTACAGTATGGAACAACTGAAAGCAAAATTTGGCTTATCATTTGAAAAGCTGAAAGTGCCATTAAATTTAGATTTTTCAACTGTGACCAGTGGGGAGAAACAGGTCCAAATTGTTAACTTTAAACAAATTTATTACACAGTGAATATGGATACGCCAGAAAACCCTGGTGATGTTTTTGATAGTAGTATAACAACTGACTATTTAGTTAAAAAGGGAGTGAACTCGCAAACGCCACCTGTTTATGTTTCAAATGTGGCTTATGGTCGTTCAATGTACGTTAAGTTGGAAACGAGCAGTAAAAGTAATGAGGTTCAAAATGCCTTTGCGGCAGCCATAAAAGGGGTAGACATTAGTCAAAATACAGAATATCAAAGTATTCTAAATAATAGCTCCTTTACAGCGGTTATTCTAGGTGGAGATGCGGGACAAGCTTCTAAAGTCGTGAGCGGTAAAATCGAAGACTTAAAAGAGATTATTCAAGAAGGAAGTCGCTATGGTAAATTAAATCCATCCGTTCCAATTTCTTATACAACATCATTTTTAAAAGATAACTCTGCTGCAACAATTAGTAATCAAACAGAGTATGTTGAAACAAAAATTAATGAATATAAAGATGGGGCGGTAACCTTAGATCATTCAGGGGCCTATGTCATAAAGTATCATCTATATTGGGATGAGCTAAGTTACGATGAAGAAGGCAATGAAGTTTTAACACCTCGTTCATGGGAAAGAAATGATGATAATTTAACAGCACATTTCGCAACGACTATTCAGCTGAAAGGAAATGTCAGAAATCTAAGAATTAAAGCTGAAGAGTGTACGGGATTAGCTTGGGAATGGTGGCGGACAATTTACGATAAGTCGGATATTCCGCTAGTTAAACACCGTATCATTAGTAATTGGGGAACAACATTATCACCCAAGGTTTCAGATGAAGTAACAGATTAA
- a CDS encoding PTS sugar transporter subunit IIA yields MLQSFLEKDLVRFESLSENTWQNAIKVSCQSLEDQGIVDSEYADELIGCVNEFGPYIVIIPGVAMPHSSQGSNHINGTAINLTIFDQEVVFDEEKKAKVFFTLAAQNPEEHMENISSLSELLMEDGLVDELQKLTNIDEYQALITNY; encoded by the coding sequence ATGTTGCAATCGTTTTTAGAAAAAGATTTAGTGCGGTTTGAATCGCTGTCAGAAAACACGTGGCAAAACGCCATTAAAGTCAGTTGTCAGTCATTGGAGGATCAAGGAATTGTTGATTCTGAATATGCTGATGAATTGATTGGCTGTGTGAATGAGTTTGGTCCATATATTGTGATTATTCCAGGTGTGGCAATGCCTCATAGTTCTCAAGGAAGTAACCATATTAATGGGACAGCAATCAATCTGACAATTTTTGACCAGGAAGTTGTGTTTGATGAAGAGAAAAAAGCTAAAGTATTCTTTACTTTAGCTGCTCAAAACCCAGAAGAGCATATGGAAAACATTTCTAGTTTATCTGAACTATTAATGGAAGATGGATTAGTAGATGAGTTACAAAAGTTAACAAATATCGATGAGTACCAGGCACTTATAACTAATTATTAA